A stretch of DNA from Sulfurovum sp. TSL6:
CTTCCCTAAAGATGGAAAAGCATTGTACGCACAGAATGGATGTGCTTCATGTCACTCAATTGATACGGATGCAGTTTTAGTTGGACCAAGCCTTAAAGGTATAGGTGACAAATATGACACTGCATATCTTAAAGATGCGATTACCAATCCAGATAAAGATGTTCCTGAAGGATTCTACCCAGGTATTATGCCAACGTTCAACCTTCCGGCTGAAGATCTTGAAACACTTATTAAATACATGGAAACAGGTAAATAATGATTAAAGACTTTTTCGTAGTCACCAAGTTTGTTCTCTCCTTTGCAGTCAGTTTATCTGCACTCTTTGCCTACATTATGGCAAAGGGAGAGATTGGTTTAGATATGTTTCTTGCTACCTTCTCTGTACTTCTCGTTGCGATGGGAGTTTCCACTCTTAATCAAGTACAAGAGTATAAAGAAGATTCCAAGATGGAAAGAACGAAGAATCGTCCTATAGCAGCAGGCCGTATGTCACCACGCACAGGAACGATCATTGCAGTTGTCCTGATCTTGATATCCTTTGCCTGCATATATGCACTCTTGGGGCTTACAGGCATAAACTTTTTTGCTTTTGCATTCATTTGGTATAACCTCATGTATACTCCTTTGAAAAAGAGATCTGCTGTAGCAGTTGTACCAGGAGCGATATTAGGTGTTATTCCACCGGCTATCGGGTGGCTTGTTGCTGGTCATACGCTGTTTGAGTTAGAGTTCATTGCTTTAGCAGTCTATTATTTTATTTGGCAGGTACCACACTTTTGGCTATTGGTGATGCTCTTTCATGGAGATTACAAGGAAGGTGGTTATCCAACAGCAATGCGCCTCTTTGGTGAAGGGACACTGCAAAGACTTACATTTGTGTGGCTGGTACTGACTATACATGCAGGTGTATTCTTGGTCTATACATTTAATGTCTATTCAAATATTACCGTGGCGCTTTCTGCAGCACTGGGTGTATGGGCATTTATCACATCTCTAAAATTGCTTAAAAAAGAGTTTAAACTCACAGATGCACGTGCAATTTTCTGGAAAATTAATGCAGCATTTTTAGGTATTATCATACTTCTCAGCATTGATGAGTATGTCAAACATCATCTCTAACGATATTTTCAATAGCAGAATTTTTCTGCTATTAAACTACAGTTTATTAAAACTTACTACACTTATATGAGTTACATTTTAAGGGACAACCATGCAAGAAAAACAATATAGCATTCAAACTATCATAAAGAGTGTGTTTAAAGAAAAGAATCACACGATCAATAAAAGACTTATTTATGATAATGCACAGTTTGGGGGATTAAGCAACAAGTGGATCAAACTGGCGTTTCTTATTTTACCATTTGCTATGTATGCCGCAATCTTTAACCCGGTATCTTTTAAAGAGTTAGGTATAGCTCAAGCCATTGTATTTTATATTATACTCCTTGTGTTTGCCATGCAAATTGTTGTGGCGGTCTCTTACTTTAATAATAAAAAGGTGCTAAAAACAGCTGCCAAAGCATGGGAGGCCTATTTCCCTGGTATTGATTTTAAAATGATACTCTCTTCTGGTGTAACACCTTATGCTGATTTCAAAAAATATTATGAATCAGCACTTACAGAGGCTTTAGAGGAAGATGCACTAAAGGCGAGAATGACTGAATCATTCCAAAAGATGGAAATGGAAAACATTCACCTTGTTGAGGCAATGAAAAAAGATAAAGAGAAAAAAGAAGGTAAATAGTATGTTAAAGATTATCGTATCATTAAGCCTATGTATTTTGTCTACGCTCTCAGCTTCACAAAGTGATGTGTTAAAAGTGTTGTGTAGTGACAATAATGGAACAGCATGTTATGAGTATGGCCTCCCTAAAGTAACAGGTGATAATGCAAAGGTACAAGATATCAAAGAAGAGGGGTTGAGCTATATACGTAAAGCATGTACTCTAGGAGAGGATAGAGCATGTGACCTTATGGGGGATAATTACTATAAGGATCAAAATTACCGCGCGGCTATACCTTATCTTGAAGAATCATGTGCAAGAAGTGTGAAATTTGCCTGTGAAGCTATGGGAACGATCTATCGTGATGGTCATGATGTAAGGCCTGATGATGTCAAATCTAGAGAGTTTTATGAAAAGGCGTGTGAACTAAAAAGCGGTGATGCATGCTTCGCAGTGGCGATCATTTATCGTGGTGGCTTTGGTGTTGAGAAAAACAGAACAAAAGAAAAAGAATTTTACAAAAAAGGTTGTGATACTGGATTGAAAGCCGGATGTGATCGATATACTGAATTGGACAACGAAGACAAGGGTATAGAAACCGGGATCTGGGCTACGATAAAAAGCTGGTTTAAATAGTTTTCTTTCCTTTCAAGAGATTATTTAGGAGAATATTACTCCTAAAAAAATCAATAAAATTGATAAATTAAGTGAGAGTTAATTTCTCTTTTGATGCCTTAAATCACTCCATAATTACGTCAAATGTAACCATTTATCCCATATATATACATTAAATAATTATTTAAGTCCCAATATAATCAAATAAGATTATAATTATTATTGAGTGTTGTAATTTTATGACATAGAATTTATACAAGGGGGTATGCATGCAATCAAACGCAGCATTGGAATATGATTATTCATTGGCAAAAAAGTTTACCTTTTTAACTATTTTGTTTGGATTTTTAGGAATGTTGATCGGTACGATTATTGCCGCACAAATGGCATTTCCTGAATTAAACTATCTATTGGGTGAGTATGGGACATTCTCAAGACTCAGACCACTTCATACAAATACCGTAGTATTTGGATTTACGGTTTCAGCAATCTTTGCTACTTGGTTTTATATAGGGCAAAGAGTCCTTAAAGTATCTATGGCAGAATCGAAGTTTTTGATGGTGGTCGGAAACATTCAGTTTTGGCTATACTTTGTGGGCGCGTTGATCGCAACAGTATCATTACTATTGGGTATCTCCAGTGGTAAAGAGTATGCTCAGTATGAGTGGTGGGTTGATCTTGTTGTTGTTGTAATCTGGGTACTTTGGGGTGTTGGTATGATGGGTCTTATAGGTATCAGAAGAGAGAAAGCACTTTATATCTCTGTATGGTACTATCTTGCATGTTTCCTTGGTATTGCTATGCTTTATCTTTTCAACAATATGTCAATTCCTACTTATTTCGCAACAGAGGGTCTAGGTGCAATCACTCACTCTGTATCTATGTATTCAGGTACGAATGATGCACTAGTACAATGGTGGTATGGTCATAATGCGGTTGCATTTGGTTTTACAGTGCCTATTGTTGGTATGATCTACTACTTCCTTCCAAAAGAGTCTGGACAAGCGATCTATTCATATAAGCTTTCTTTACTTTCTTTCTGGGGATTGATGTTCGTTTACCTTTGGGCTGGTTCTCACCACCTTTTATGGTCAACAGTTCCGGACTGGATGCAAACAATGGGTTCTGCGTTCTCTGTAGTACTAATCTTGCCATCATGGGGTTCAGCGATCAATATGCTCCTTACGATGAAAGGTGAGTGGAATCAGTTAACCGACAATCCACTGATCAAATTTATGGTACTTGCATCAACATTCTATATGTTGTCAACCATTGAAGGTCCTATCCAAGCGATCAAATCAGTCAATGCAATTGCACACTTTACTGACTGGATTCCAGGTCACGTGCATGATGGTGTACTTGGTTGGGTTACATTTATGATCATGGCTTCACTGTTCCATATGGCACCGCGTATGTTTAAAAGAGAAATTTACTCTAGAAAAATGATGGAGACACAGTTCTGGCTTCAAACAACAGCGGTTGTACTTTACTTTACATCTATGTGGATCGCAGGTATTACACAAGGTATGATGTGGAGAGCAGTAGATGAGTATGGTAACTTGATGTATAGCTTCATCGATACGGTCAATGTACTTCATCCTTACTACACAATCAGAGCGCTTGCAGGTGTAATGTACCTTATTGGTTTCATTATGTTCGCTTACAATATGTATAAAACTATGACTTCTGCTAAAGAGATTACAGAAGAACCACAGTTTAGAACACCTATGGCATAAGGGAGGTAGTTTATTATGTTTTTTCATTGGTTAGAAAAAAATCCATTCTTCTTTGCTTCGGGGATTTCGATCGTTATCGCATTTGCAGGACTTATTGAGATCGTACCGAACTTTGCGAAGGCGGCAAGACCGGTAGTAGACCTTAAACCTCGTACTGTACTTGAACTTGCAGGTAAAAATGTCTATATTAAAGATAACTGTATGTCATGTCACTCACAGCTTATCCGTCCATTTAAATCTGAGACGGATCGTTATGGTGATTATTCACTTTCAGGTGAGTATGCTTTTGACAGACCATTCCTTTGGGGTTCTAAAAGAACAGGTCCGGACCTTCACCGTGTAGGAAACTACAGAACAACTGATTGGCATGAAAATCACATGTTGAATCCTGCTGAGATCGTACCTGGTTCTATTATGCCGGCATATAAACATCAGTTTACAAACTTGGCTGATATTGAAACTGCTTATGCAGAAGCGGTAACAGTTAAAAATGCATTTCACACACCATATGGACCTGAGTTTAAAAGAACCAGAGCTGCATGGGAAGCACACAGACCAAAAGTTCTTGCAGACGCAAAAGCGATTGCTGATGATATGAAAAACAAAGATGTTAAAGAAGCAGTTGCGAATGGTCAAGTACCTGAGATCGTAGCACTTATTGCTTATCTTAACAGCTTGAAGTAGAGTGATAAAATGGACATTAGAGATATTCAAGGCTATGCCAGTTTCTTTATGACCATTTTTTTGGTAGTGATGCTGTACGGGTATATTATACACCTGTACAGAAGTGAAAAAAAAGGTGAGCGTGATTATGAAAAATATGGGAATATTGCACTTGATGATGAAGTGACAAGTACACCCGTAGAAGATAAACCCGCGTCACAAAGAGAATATAAGGAGGAGAATAAATGAATGCATTAATGATAAAAGCGCTGGCATTTGCAGCAGTGTTGATCATAGCAACTATAGCTGTTGTAACGAGTCTGGATATCGATATCTTTGCAGATTCGGTCAATGCGATAACAATGGGGGGAGCTATTGCGATTGCAACGATCACAGCATCAGTTGCAGTTAAATATGTGAATCAGATGAAAACAGACACAGCATCTGGTAAGCTTGCAGAGGAAAACTGGGATGGGATCGGTGAGTATGAAAATGAACTACCTTCGGGTTGGGCATATTCATTTTTAGCCGTTTTTCTTTGGTCAATGTGGTATGGACTGATAGGGTATCCTGTGAACGCGTATAGCCAGATCGGTGAGTACAATGAAGATGTTTTGGCATATAATGCGAAGTTTGAAGAGATACACAAAAATGCAGATGAAGCAACACTTAAAGAGATGGGTGAGTCTATCTTTTTGGTACAATGTCAGCAATGTCATGGGGTGACAGGAGATGGTCTTTCCGGTAAAGCACAAGACTTTACTGCTAGAATGAGTAAAGAGCAAGTATTGGATGTGATCAATAATGGTTCAAATCAATTGGGTTATCCTATGGGTGCAATGCCTGCTGGTATGGCGCAAGGCGCAGACGCTGAGGCGATCGCTGTATATATTGCCGGTGGTATGAAGGGTGAACAGCCTGCAGCATTTGCAGCTTGTGGTTCTTGTCATGGAATGGATGGTAAAGGTAACAATGGTATGTCACCAAATCTTGTATCTTATGATGCTACATTGATGAACCATGTATTGCAAAATGGTAAAAAGGGTATGATCGGTAAAATGCCATCATTCAAAACGCTTATTACACCAGTACAAGAGAAAGCTTTGACTGTATATGTTCAGTCATTGTCAAAGTAAGGAGTTTCATATGGCAGAAAATACAAAACGAAGTCTATTTGGACTACATGGAATATTTGGGGTTTTGATCTCGATCGTAGGTTTACTTGCAATTTTGATCACATTGATGCTCATGGTTATCGTTGTACAGAGACATGCAGCAGTAAAGCCTTATGATCCGACAGCGATCAGAGATATACATAATGTTAAAATGATCGATGTAAATAATAAGCAGTTTGCATTTATAGATGCAGAGAAAAAGGATAAATAATGATTAAATATATGGATAAAGTACTTATCGCGTGTATGGCATTTGCAGCAGCAGCAGCATTATATTTGTCACTCAGTGGCAATCTTTTATACGTAGGATAAAATATGTTCAAAGCACAAGTAAGGGCAACCTTGCTTGCTTTGGTACTTCCACTTCTTCTAAACGCTACACATATACTCAAAGATGACATTCTAAAAATTGAAGCTTCACAACGCATCAATGAGATGGGTGATGAACTTTTTTCAAAAACAGGCATCAATGGATACGTAATAGCGACCAATGAGCACTTTCCTGTAGGTTTCAACTTGGTAGAGTATAGCAAGAAGTATGAAGCGCAGATGAGCAAGCCTTATGTTTTATTTATATTTGCCCCACAGGCACGGATCACAGATCAAACAGAAACAAAGGGTAGAGTGGGATTGATCCCTTCATCTGATGATCTTCGTAGTCTCTATGACTATGATGACGTAAGAGATGCTGCAGTGGATATCGTTTCCACTAAAGATAGTAATTCGGATGAAGATAAACATAACATTGGCGTGATACAGGCTTTTTCGGAGCTGGCAGAAGGTATTGCTCAGTCAAAAGGGGTTAAGCTGGCTACAACGATACCTAATGAGACACGTTATATGGTATGGGGATTAAGTGTTTTTGTCTACATCGGTTCACTGTTTGTACTCTGGATATTTGCAATTAGACCACTATATATGAGGATAAAAAATGGCAAAAAATAACGAAAAAACTTATTGGCCGCACATGATACTTGGATTTCTTGTGGTTGGGATCACATTAAGTTACTGGACTGTAAAGTCGGCCTCATCAATGCCCGTACAAGAGTCCAATCAATTCATGCTCAAGTATCAAATGGCTGATATGAATATCAACCAGATTATGGAGAGAAAAAAAGCATTTGACAAAGCATATAACATTCACATGGTTGATGCGGAAACAATGGTGATGACAGATAACGTCAATAGTAATCGACCTCAGTTTAACCCCGTAAAACTCTCACAAGGCATCAATACATTTACCTATGAAGTGCTTGCAAAAGACGGTACAAAAGTATCTGATGCAAATGTAACATTTTTATTGACACAGCCCCATAGTAGAAAAGAAGATAAACTTTTCACCAATGTGCCTTATAAAGATGGAAAATACCAAATCAGAGATGTAGAGATCACTAAAGCGGGAAGATACACCTTACAGCTAAGAGCAGAAGTGGGTGATACGATTGGTTACTCTGAAGTATCTGCTTATCTGAAACCCTAAGATGTAATCCTGAAGACAGGGTTAACCCTGTCTTCATCTTTATCTGTCAATATGACAGATTTTTCGTTTTTATCTTCTACACTATGCTATACTACTCAGCATGAATCAACTCCATATTTACCCCACATCACGAGCATTAAGAACAGTCAGTGCTGCACATAAAGAGCAAGATGGTTTTTTACCCGCACTCATGCGTATGGATGAGTTTGAACAGCGTGCTATTCTTCTGGAAGACAGAGTGCAGATAGATCCGCTGCAGCGCATTCTTCTTTTACGTGAAGCAGCGTGTTTCCAAGCCTTTGAAGACTTGAAAGTGAATCTTGAACTGGTACGGTTCTTTACCAAGAGTGATGCCTTGTTCAAATTCTTTGAAGAGTTGGCTGCCGAACAGATAAGCTTTGATATTTTGGCACAGGCAGATGCTTATGCAGAGTTCGAGACACACCTTGGCATACTGGAACAACTTTTTGAGAATTACAGAGGGCTTCTTGATGCACAAGGGTTTACGGATAAAGCATTCATTCCAAGTGCATATAGACTCAATGAGGGTTTTTTACAAAGTTATGAAAGCATAGAGATACACCTTGAAGGGTACTTGAGTCACTTTGAGTTGGAACTTATTGAAAAAATAGCCAAGAGAACACAGCTCATCATACATTACACAACCAGCTCATTTAATGTGAAGATGCAGGAACGTTTTGAAACATTGGGGATAGTTTTACCAAATCATGCACATGTCAGTTTTGATCTAACAGATAAAAAAATACTTACGACCCAGCCCAATGATGCAAAGATAAATGCTAATGTCTTTTCTGTGGAAGAACGACAAGAACAGATAGCTGTTGCCTTCGTCCAGATAGAAAAGATGGTCCGTTCCGGCATATCCCCGGAAGAGATCGTACTAATCTTGCCTGATGAAAGCTTTAAAGAGCACTTTACCCTATTTGATACCCAAAATAACCTGAATTTTGCGATGGGGTATGACTACGCAAATGGCCGTATCTACAAATCGCTTGAAGCACTTTATAAATATTGGCAAAGCTTTGATGCTGAACAGAGACAGATGTTGGAACGTTATGGATTTAACTTTGAAACGGTAGAAACATTATCTCCTGCAAAACGTTGTAAAATAGAGGAGTTTTTTAAGGCTGTAGACGGATTGGGATTATTAGAATGCGCACTGCTTGATGGTGAAAAAAAAGAGAAGATCAATGAACGGGTCTATGAAAAATATCTGCACTTCATGAAGATATTTGCAAAAGAGGAACTGAGTTTAAAAGAGTGGCTCTTCTTGTGGCTTAAAGCACTCTCCAAGATCACTATCGATGATGTACGAGGCGGAATGATCACGGTGATGGGTGTGTTGGAGACCAGAGGCATACATTTTGAAGGTGTGGTCATCGTCGATTTTAATGAAGGCATTGTACCGGCAGCTTCAAGCAAAGACCAGTTTCTTAACTCATCAGTCCGGGCCTTTGCCAATCTTCCTACGAAAAATGACAGAGAAGCGTTGCAAAAGCAGTATTATAAACGCTTACTGGAACAAGCCAAAGAGGTAGCAATACTCTACAGCAGCAGTGACAATAAACTCCCCTCAAAATTCCTTTATGAACTGGGACTTAAAAGTGCGGTACCAACACCGGTCCAAACCACCCTTCTTTATGACCAACCTTCACAGTTTGTAGATGAAAAAGATCCAGAGGTAGAGCATTTTAATGCGCAGGATATCACTTGGTCAGCTTCAAGACTGAAAACCTATTTGGAGTGTAAGAGAAAGTATTATTATCGGTATATACAAAAGATAGAGGCAAAGAAAGAAGAAGAGTTGAATGAAGGTGCATTTTTACATTTGCTCTTGGATCACTTATATAGAGAAAAAGGGTGTTATGACAATCAAGATGAGATGCAAAAAAACATAGATATCCTTTTAGATCGACTACTTCCTTATGATGATGCGCAAACTTCGTATAAAAAACTGCTGTGGAAAGAGAAATTAAAAGGATTTGTTACTTCCCAGGTAGAGCATTTTAAGGCGGATTGGAGCGTGGTGGAAAGAGAAGTGGAAGTGCAGGGCGAAATAGGGGGGCTACGCTTCAAAGGACGCATAGACCGTATAGACCAGAATGCTACAGATACACTTATACTTGACTATAAAAGCGGCTCAACTGCAGAGGCCAACAAAACGAAGAACCTGGAGAAACTCACAGATCTGCAGATGAGTATCTATCACCAAATGCTTGCAGGGAAATACCAGAATATCACTCTGGCATTCGTCAAAATACTCGAAGGTGGTACTATAGAAGAGATCACAGTCCTTGAAGAAAAAAATGCACTTTTGGCACAACACATTATAGCACTCAAACAGACAAACTCTTTTACGGCTGAAAAGTGTGAAGATCTGCAAAAATGCAAATACTGTGAATTTACTTTGATGTGTGGAAGAGGAGAGTATCTATGAGTTTCAAACCTTTTTTAGCCTACTCTGCTTCTGCAGGGTCCGGTAAAACATTTGCACTCTCTGTACGATACATATCATTGCTTTTTATGGGAGAATCTCCTAGTGCTATTTTGGCAGCGACTTTTACCAACAAAGCAGCAGCGGAGATGCGTCAAAGAGTAGTAGATTCTTTACGGGGCTTGGCTGATAAAAGCAATGAAGCGTTCACTGATGCGATCTGTATACAGACTGGACTCTCACGTGAGGCACTTTTACGAAAACAGCCTGAGGTTTTGGCACGGTTCCTGGCCAGTAGTTCCTACATTGTTACGCTTGACAGTTTTTTCTCTTCTATCTTGCGTTCGGCTTCTTTGGAGATAGGACTTGAACCGGACTTTGTTACCAAAGATCAGAGTGAAGATGAATTAGAAAAACATTTCCTGGATGAAGTGCAGGCAGCGGGATTACTCTCCTCTCTAGTAAAACTCTCTATGGACATCGAAGACAAACGTTTTATGAAGATCTTTGATCTGATGCAAAATTTTTATAAGGTGGATCCTTTGTTGCCTCAGCAAGAAGAGAGAGCTCTTTCTTTGGCCAAACAGGAAGAGGCATGTGAAACACTGAGAATCAAGATGATCAAAGCCCTTACAGATGCAGGGGCTGCAGCACGTTGTATGAAACAGTTTGATACAAAGGATATTAAAGCGTTATTTGCCAAGTCACTTTTTGAAAAAGAAACCTTGGGAGAACACTCATGGTTTAAAAAAGTAGCCAATGATGAGATAGAAGGGCTCTATGCTTTTCTCAAAAAAGAGTTAGCCCTTTGGTCGCAAGTTAAAGAGGCCATTGTTTTACATAACATCTTTAAGATATATGACTATTATAAAAATGCGACGATCACCAATGCAAAATCTTCGGGTGTTTTGAGTTTTGATGATTTGACCTATTTTACCTACAGGCTCTTGCATGAGAGTCTCAGTAAAGAGTTTTTATATTTCAAGATAGACTCTAAGTTTAAACATATACTGCTTGATGAATTTCAAGATACTTCTACCTTGCAGTTTTTACTCCTCAAACCGCTTATAGATGAGATATTTTCAGGGCATGGACAGAGTGAATTTAAGAGCTTTTTTTATGTGGGAGATACCAAACAGTCACTTTATCGTTTCCGTGGGGGAGTGGAAGAGCTCTTTGATAAAGTAGCCCAGAACTATGATGTAGATATACTCCCGATGGACACCAATTATAGAAGTTCTAAAAATGTGGTGGAACAAGTTAACCGCTGGTTTGAAGAAACCATGGAGGGTTACACAGCGCAAAAGAGCAAGCCTGGAGCGTCGGAAGGCTATGTGGAAGTGTTAGAGTCTGAAGATATCATAACAGAAGCAGTAACACAAGCTAAAAAACTTTTAGATCTTGGTGTAAATGTAGATGAGATCGCTTTTTTGGTACATACGAATAAAGATGGACAGAGTTTACAAGAAACTTGTGAACATGAAGGGATACATACCCTTTTAAAAACTTCTTCTTCTTTAAAAAATATGCCTAAAATAGCTGCCTTGGTTGCAATGTGTGAGTATCTGTTCTTTGGAGAGAAGATAGATGCTGAGGCGATGCTTCTCAAGGTAGGTAAAAGTTTGGAAGAGATAGATCTTTCCTGGTTCTCTGCTTTTATGTCTCCTTTACAGGTTGTGGATAGACTTGTACGCGAGTTTGGGTATTTTGACGAAGACTTGAATATTTTAAAACTTTTGGAATTTGCTTCTGACTTTTCTGATATACCAACATTTGTAGAAGAGTTTAAGACTTCAAGTATTGCTGTAGCATCCAATTCGTTACACGGTGCAAAGATCATGACGGTACATGGCTCCAAAGGCTTGGAGTTTGAATATGTCATACTGCTCGATAAACTTACACGTAAAAACAGTGATAAGTCGGCACTTATCTATCATTACAATGACAATCTTTATATAGATCAAATCCTCTACAGAACCAAAGGTAGAGAAAATTTTGATGGCGCATATAAACGGATTATGGAGGCGCGCAAGCTATCTGAACTTAAAGATAGAAAGAATGTTCTTTATGTGGCTTTGACCCGTGCAGTTGAAGGGCTTATTGTGCTTAGGAAACCTAAAGACTCTATATTTGATGAGATCAATATGGCACCTATGTCTGTAGGTGAACTTCAAGTGGAATCAATTCATGAGAGTAAAAAGACTTTACCTGAAAGAGTGAAAGAGTTGAGTATCTCAAACTATGGTACACAAGAGGTGCTCTCTGATGATGAGGAAGAAGAGAAAGATTATGAAGCTATCTTGTTTGGTACGGCTTTACATTATACTTTAGAGATGTTGGGTACCTTTGATAAAGAGAGTTTGGATGTTGCAATGCTTTCATTAAAAAATCGTTATGGACAGCAGCTGCCTGATCCAAGTATAGAACAGATAGAAATGCGTATCAAGCATTTGATAGACCATGAAGCATTCCAGCAGATACTAGATGGTGCCAAAGTCAGAAAAGAGCAGTCTCTTAGTTTTGAGGGAGAGTTGAAACAGATAGATCTTTTGCTGGAGTATGAGGATCACTGTTTGGTCATAGATTATAAGAGTTCAAAAAAGTATGCACTGAAACATGAAAAACAGGTAAGATATTATCAAAAGGCCATAGGCAATATCACAGGAAAAAGAACAGAAGGCAGGATCATTTATCTTTTAGAAG
This window harbors:
- a CDS encoding PD-(D/E)XK nuclease family protein, which codes for MNQLHIYPTSRALRTVSAAHKEQDGFLPALMRMDEFEQRAILLEDRVQIDPLQRILLLREAACFQAFEDLKVNLELVRFFTKSDALFKFFEELAAEQISFDILAQADAYAEFETHLGILEQLFENYRGLLDAQGFTDKAFIPSAYRLNEGFLQSYESIEIHLEGYLSHFELELIEKIAKRTQLIIHYTTSSFNVKMQERFETLGIVLPNHAHVSFDLTDKKILTTQPNDAKINANVFSVEERQEQIAVAFVQIEKMVRSGISPEEIVLILPDESFKEHFTLFDTQNNLNFAMGYDYANGRIYKSLEALYKYWQSFDAEQRQMLERYGFNFETVETLSPAKRCKIEEFFKAVDGLGLLECALLDGEKKEKINERVYEKYLHFMKIFAKEELSLKEWLFLWLKALSKITIDDVRGGMITVMGVLETRGIHFEGVVIVDFNEGIVPAASSKDQFLNSSVRAFANLPTKNDREALQKQYYKRLLEQAKEVAILYSSSDNKLPSKFLYELGLKSAVPTPVQTTLLYDQPSQFVDEKDPEVEHFNAQDITWSASRLKTYLECKRKYYYRYIQKIEAKKEEELNEGAFLHLLLDHLYREKGCYDNQDEMQKNIDILLDRLLPYDDAQTSYKKLLWKEKLKGFVTSQVEHFKADWSVVEREVEVQGEIGGLRFKGRIDRIDQNATDTLILDYKSGSTAEANKTKNLEKLTDLQMSIYHQMLAGKYQNITLAFVKILEGGTIEEITVLEEKNALLAQHIIALKQTNSFTAEKCEDLQKCKYCEFTLMCGRGEYL
- a CDS encoding tetratricopeptide repeat protein produces the protein MLKIIVSLSLCILSTLSASQSDVLKVLCSDNNGTACYEYGLPKVTGDNAKVQDIKEEGLSYIRKACTLGEDRACDLMGDNYYKDQNYRAAIPYLEESCARSVKFACEAMGTIYRDGHDVRPDDVKSREFYEKACELKSGDACFAVAIIYRGGFGVEKNRTKEKEFYKKGCDTGLKAGCDRYTELDNEDKGIETGIWATIKSWFK
- a CDS encoding DUF4006 family protein, which produces MAENTKRSLFGLHGIFGVLISIVGLLAILITLMLMVIVVQRHAAVKPYDPTAIRDIHNVKMIDVNNKQFAFIDAEKKDK
- a CDS encoding FixH family protein — protein: MAKNNEKTYWPHMILGFLVVGITLSYWTVKSASSMPVQESNQFMLKYQMADMNINQIMERKKAFDKAYNIHMVDAETMVMTDNVNSNRPQFNPVKLSQGINTFTYEVLAKDGTKVSDANVTFLLTQPHSRKEDKLFTNVPYKDGKYQIRDVEITKAGRYTLQLRAEVGDTIGYSEVSAYLKP
- the ccoO gene encoding cytochrome-c oxidase, cbb3-type subunit II yields the protein MFFHWLEKNPFFFASGISIVIAFAGLIEIVPNFAKAARPVVDLKPRTVLELAGKNVYIKDNCMSCHSQLIRPFKSETDRYGDYSLSGEYAFDRPFLWGSKRTGPDLHRVGNYRTTDWHENHMLNPAEIVPGSIMPAYKHQFTNLADIETAYAEAVTVKNAFHTPYGPEFKRTRAAWEAHRPKVLADAKAIADDMKNKDVKEAVANGQVPEIVALIAYLNSLK
- a CDS encoding c-type cytochrome, translating into MNALMIKALAFAAVLIIATIAVVTSLDIDIFADSVNAITMGGAIAIATITASVAVKYVNQMKTDTASGKLAEENWDGIGEYENELPSGWAYSFLAVFLWSMWYGLIGYPVNAYSQIGEYNEDVLAYNAKFEEIHKNADEATLKEMGESIFLVQCQQCHGVTGDGLSGKAQDFTARMSKEQVLDVINNGSNQLGYPMGAMPAGMAQGADAEAIAVYIAGGMKGEQPAAFAACGSCHGMDGKGNNGMSPNLVSYDATLMNHVLQNGKKGMIGKMPSFKTLITPVQEKALTVYVQSLSK
- a CDS encoding protoheme IX farnesyltransferase, which translates into the protein MIKDFFVVTKFVLSFAVSLSALFAYIMAKGEIGLDMFLATFSVLLVAMGVSTLNQVQEYKEDSKMERTKNRPIAAGRMSPRTGTIIAVVLILISFACIYALLGLTGINFFAFAFIWYNLMYTPLKKRSAVAVVPGAILGVIPPAIGWLVAGHTLFELEFIALAVYYFIWQVPHFWLLVMLFHGDYKEGGYPTAMRLFGEGTLQRLTFVWLVLTIHAGVFLVYTFNVYSNITVALSAALGVWAFITSLKLLKKEFKLTDARAIFWKINAAFLGIIILLSIDEYVKHHL
- a CDS encoding cytochrome c oxidase, cbb3-type, CcoQ subunit; the encoded protein is MDIRDIQGYASFFMTIFLVVMLYGYIIHLYRSEKKGERDYEKYGNIALDDEVTSTPVEDKPASQREYKEENK
- the ccoN gene encoding cytochrome-c oxidase, cbb3-type subunit I; amino-acid sequence: MQSNAALEYDYSLAKKFTFLTILFGFLGMLIGTIIAAQMAFPELNYLLGEYGTFSRLRPLHTNTVVFGFTVSAIFATWFYIGQRVLKVSMAESKFLMVVGNIQFWLYFVGALIATVSLLLGISSGKEYAQYEWWVDLVVVVIWVLWGVGMMGLIGIRREKALYISVWYYLACFLGIAMLYLFNNMSIPTYFATEGLGAITHSVSMYSGTNDALVQWWYGHNAVAFGFTVPIVGMIYYFLPKESGQAIYSYKLSLLSFWGLMFVYLWAGSHHLLWSTVPDWMQTMGSAFSVVLILPSWGSAINMLLTMKGEWNQLTDNPLIKFMVLASTFYMLSTIEGPIQAIKSVNAIAHFTDWIPGHVHDGVLGWVTFMIMASLFHMAPRMFKREIYSRKMMETQFWLQTTAVVLYFTSMWIAGITQGMMWRAVDEYGNLMYSFIDTVNVLHPYYTIRALAGVMYLIGFIMFAYNMYKTMTSAKEITEEPQFRTPMA